GGGGAGGTTTGGCACCTCGATGTCGGCTCATCGCATCCTGGGGCTGTAGTCGGTCCCAAGGGTTGGGCTGTTCGCCCATTAAAGCGGTACGCGAGCTGGGTTCAGAACGTCGTGAGACAGTTCGGTCCCTATCCGTCGCGGGCGCAGGAAATTTGAGAGGAGCTGTCCTTAGTACGAGAGGACCGGGATGGACACACCGCTGGTGTACCAGTTGTCTCGCCAGAGGCATCGCTGGGTAGCTATGTGTGGACGGGATAAGTGCTGAAAGCATCTAAGCATGAAGCCCCCCTCAAGATGAGATTTCCCATTACGCAAGTAAGTAAGATCCCTTGAAGATGACGAGGTAGATAGGTTCGAGGTGGAAGTGCGGTGACGCATGGAGCTGACGAATACTAATCGATCGAGGACTTAATCAAGATTAACAATGGCACGGTATGCCGTTACTTTACAGAGATTATCCAGTTTTGAAGGAACAATTTTGTTCCATACATAGTCTGGTGGCAATAGCGAAGAGGTCACACCCGTTCCCATCCCGAACACGGCCGTTAAGCTCTTCAGCGCCGATGGTAGTTGGGGGTTTCCCCCTGTGAGAGCAGGACGCCGCCAGGCAAGAAGTGAGGATGAGAACAGCGGAAGCTGTTCTTTTTATTTCGGGAGCATCTTCCATGAGAAAGAATTTGATTTTTGGAAAACCTATAAGGAAAAGGCGGGTGCTATAGCAAGCACCTCCTCTTATATAGATAAATACCGGCTGAATTTTATTCAGGTGGTGTTTTTGTATTTGAACCGTGAAAATAAATACTTTCGATCAGTTTGATAAAAAGTGCTCAAACATGGTATAAGTGTAAAAGAAGCAAGGACATTTTGCTTTTTAATTTTGGGATAAGGGTTTGCCCTAGTATCCCATAATGAATGAGAGGAATTGAATTTGAATATGATAGATAATTTTTGGCGTGATTTACCACGACCTTTTTTTATACTGGCACCAATGGAAGATGTGACGGATGTTGTTTTTCGCCATGTAGTGAGTGAAGCAGCCAGACCTGATGTGTTTTTTACAGAGTTTACAAACACGGAGAGCTATTGTCACCCAGAGGGGAAACATAGTGTGCGTGGGCGTTTGACTTTTACAGAGGATGAACAACCAATTGTAGCCCATATATGGGGGGATAAGCCTGAATACTTTCGGCAAATGAGTATTGGTATGGCGGAGCTCGGGTTTAGGGGTCTGGATATCAATATGGGCTGTCCTGTACCTAATGTGACACAGAATGGAAAGGGAAGCGGCCTTATCCGTCGCCCAGAAGTTGCTGCAGATTTAATACAAGCAGCAAAAGCAGGAGGATTGCCCGTAAGCGTAAAGACAAGGCTTGGTTTCACGGATGTAGACGAATGGCATGACTGGCTAACACACATATTGAAACAAGACATTGCTAATCTTTCCATTCATCTGCGTACAAGAAAGGAAATGAGCAAAGTAGATGCTCATTGGGAGCTGATCCCGGAGATTAAAAAACTTCGTGACCAGGTGGCGCCAGATACACTCTTGACGATCAATGGGGATATCCCTGACCGTGAAACTGGCTTAAAGCTCGCTCATCAATATGGTGTTGATGGGGTTATGATTGGGCGCGGTATTTTCAATAATCCATTTGCCTTTGAAAAGCAGCCGAAAGATCATAGTAGTAAGGAACTGCTTGATCTCTTAAGGCTGCATCTGGATCTCCATGATAAATATTCAAAATTAGAGCTGCGTCCGTTCAAGGCTCTTCATCGCTTTTTTAAGATATATGTCAAAGGATTTCGAGGGGCGAGTGAATTAAGAAATCAATTAATGAACACAGAGTCAACAGATGAAGTGCGTGCATTGCTCGATAACTTTGAGTTAAAGAATCTTGATGGAATGGGGAACAGTAGAAATGTCCCAATTCAGGGTAAAAGCGAAGTAGGACGTTAAACTGGTGTGCCCCCAAAAAGTTAGAGTTTATACTAAGCAGTTGGAGAATTTCAAAGATTTCTTTTTAATAACCAAGTTGTTAGCTAAAGAGAGAAGTGAGCAAAAGAAAAGCGCTGTTCCTTATTTTCAAGGAACAGCGCTTTTTTGCTTGGGTGCTGAGGTAATAAATATCTCCTAAGCGGATTTCACCTTTGCTGTATATTTTCATTAAGCTATTTCTTACATTCTAAATTCGTTCACTGTTTCTTGTAAGTCGGTTGCAAGTTTGCTTAATTCATGAATAGACTTTGTAATCTCTTCAATAGAATGCAGCTGAGCCTCGGCGGAAACAGCCACTTGATTTGCGCTGGCTGCTGTTTCGCTGGCGATGCTGGAAACTTCTTCAACAGATGCAGTGACTTCTTCAGCACTGGCAGAAATCTCTTGGGAAGTAGCTGAAACTTCTTGTATTTGTTCCGTTACTTTTTGAACAGACCCAAAAATTTGCTCGAAAGCTTCTCCTGCAGTAATGACTACACTATAGCCGCTTTCAACTTCTGATTTGCCTTTTTCCATGGAAGTCACCGCTTTAGCTGTGTCTTTTTGAATGGTACTAATCAAGTTAGAAATCTGGTTCGCTGACTTTTTGGACTCTTCCGCTAGCTTCCTCACTTCTTCCGCTACAACCGCAAATCCTTTTCCTTGTTCGCCAGCCCGTGCTGCTTCAATTGCAGCATTTAACGCCAGAAGATTTGTTTGATCGGCAATTTGTGTAATGACATCTGTGATTTTTCCAATTTCCTGAGAATGTTCTTCCAGAAGCTTAACCGTCCCTACACTTCCGTTTACCGTTTCAGCGATAAGCTTCATTTGTGCTGTGACTTGTTCAAGTGCTTCATTTCCTTTTTGAGCATTTTGAGATGCAGTAACGGAAGATTCCGAAACCATATTAGATCCCTCAGCAATATACTGAATTCCTCTCGCAATTTCCTCGGTCGCTTTTGCGGATTCTTCCGTACTGGTCATTTGAGATTCTGAACCTGATGCAACTTCCTGAATAGCATCGGCTACTTCCTTTGTTGTCTGGGCTGTGTATTCAGAGCCAGCTGATAGCTGCTGGGTAGATGCCGCTAAATGCTGGGATGAATCATTAATCTTCGTGAGAACACTGCGGAGAGAATCAATCATTTGGTTAAAGCTTGTCCCCAGTTGTCCAATCTCATCCTTTGTTTTTACATCTACACGTTCTGTTAAATCTCCGTTGCTTACTTTTTCAGTTACTGTCATTAAACGGCTGATAGGACGGAGAATAGAACGAAGAACAAAGAATACAAACAAACTTCCAGCAATAAGGGAAAGGGCTAAGGTCAATAAAGCACTGTTCCATATCGATTCAGAGGCATCGGTAAATTCGGATACTTCCATTGTTCCTGCAACTTTCCAGCCGGTCGTTGGATTGGTTAGGAAAACCATGTCCTTCGCAATATCTTCAAATTTGTATTCAAAATGCCCTTCATTGGAGGCGAATAATGGACCGCTAATCTGGCTGTCTAATGTTTCACCCGATTTTGCGGTTGGGTGGAAAACAATTTTTTGATCTCCATCCATGATAAATGGGTACCCTTTTTGCCCAATAGAGGCCTGTGAAACAATTTCGCCCAAACTGTTAATTTCAAGATCGAATCCAACAACTCCACTTCCATCTTTAAGGGCCGAAGCAATTGTTACGACCATTTTTCCTGTCGAAGCATCTGGGTAGGGAGAGGTAATAATTGCTTCTCCTTGGTGTTCCATCGCCTGTTTGTACCAGCCTCTTTCTCTGGGATCATAACCTTCTGGAGAACCAAGAGCTGGTTCCATTACAAAGGTTCCGTCTGTTGTGCCAACATAAACAGAAAGCAGTCCCTCAGTTGTGTTATAAAACCCGGCAAGTTGATTATGAAGAGTTTTATAAGATGGATCTTTAAACAGATTCTTGCTTATTTGGCCTGCTAAAAAATTAGTTTGCTCCATTTTTGCTTTAAAAGCAGCGTCTAATACGTCACTAAGTAACTGAACATTGGTTTCCGCACTGTTTGTAATCTCTCTTTGTATACTCGTTTTTGCTTTCACATAAGAAAGAGAGCCAATAATTAAGCTTGGGATAATCAAAATTAATGTAAAGGATATAATCAGTTTATTTTTAAGCGATCCAGCGAACAAGCGATTTCCTTTTTGAGACAACTCTTTTCTTGATGTCTTTTTCGTCCTCATGTTTTTCCTCCTAAATGACTATGAAATAATGATGGTTTAGACAAAATATATAATGCTAACCAAGGCTTTGCTACTAGTTTTATCGGCTGTTTTTCTTTTAACTTGAATACATAGCTGGTTATAATTTTTTAAGGTTTCACTACAGTTAAATTCCTACCTGAAATTGCTGAAACAGAGGGGGACGTTTTTTTTAAACATAAACAGATTCAAACAGGTATAGCCCCATTCTGTTAGAGTGGGGCTATACCTGTTTGACGTAATATACAAAGAATTGAAATAAGGGAATGGTGTATAAGGGGCCCAGTGACCTTAGAAGAGGACAGGGAAGGGAGAACAATCCTGGGAAGCATTAAGGACTTTAGAAAAGGGCTTCATTAAAAATACGACTCATTTTTTTGTTCGACGAATGAAAAGTTTAGTTGAATAAAGATACGCTGATCTTATAAAAAACGCTGCTCCTTTTTCACGGTTTGCAGCGTTTTTCGTTATTCAAGCATGTTATGCACGGGTTTCTTCACTGGAGCGTTTATTTCCTTTGTAGATAAAATAAAGAGCAATGACCATAAAGAGTAAGGCAAAAGAACGTTTCAAATCAAAAGATATGACCAAACTGCCAAACCAGCCAAAATGATCAATAAGCATACCAATGACAAGCTGACCAATAATACCAGCAATATTGGCCGCAATGACCCCAATTTTTGGAACAGCCATGACAGTGAGAAGCAAATACATCGTACCTAAAAAAGCGGCACTTAATTGCCATTTGGGTGCTTCTAGTATTCCAAGCACATTTCCTTGACCAAAAAACAAAATAAAAATGGCAAGAAACATAGATCCAGTGATAAAGGTCAAAAATGTCGTTTCTATTGTTCCGGCTTTTCGACTAAGTGTTCCATTGATAGACGATTGGGCGCTTAATGTAATGCCTCCTAATAAGGTGAATAGAATCATGAATATACCCATTTTTAGGCCTCCTAGTTTATTAAAATAAGCGCCATAATCATTGAAATAACGGCAAATATTTTTTCTTTATTGATTCTGGTTTTTTTGCTGCCAAGCCAGCCATAATGTTCAATAACCATACTCATTACCAATTGACCAATAATGACTGCAACCATTGTGATTCCAACACCAACAAATGGAACACTAATCACGATAGATGTTAAATATACAACTCCTAGAACGCCTCCTAGTATGGACCATTTAGGTGCTTCCACCGCATATGAAAGTTTACCTTTTCCAAAGAATAACCACAATAATCCCATGATGATTGAGCCCATAAAGAAGTTATAAAAGCTAGTTTCGAGCTGTCCTATTGCTTTCCCTAGTTCAGCGTAGATAGCTCCTTCAAAGCTAAGGGCTGATCCTGCTAATAACGCTAGTATATATGCGAAGTAACGCACGAGATAAATCCCTCCTTAATATTTTTATAACTATATATCTAGAATAATCGATATGAAACGTCGTGAAAAAACAGAAATCAATCAACTCAAATTTCTGTTTTAAAATATTCAGCTAACTGATGAAGGGCTTCTTCATTTCGTCTATAATAGGTCCATTGACCATAACGAACTGATTCAAGCAGACCCGCTTTCTGCATCATGTTTAAGTAATGGGAAACGGTAGATTGAGAAGCTTTGGCTTTTTCTTGAATATCCCCTACACATACTCCCCCTTTGATACTAACCTCCTTTGGCAGGTGAGCGCCTTGTTTAGGGAAGTGCTTCTCTGGTTCCTTTAACCAGTGTAAAATGTTAAGTCGGGTTTCATTTGATAACGCCTTAAATACATCGATTGGTTCCATGCTTACTATTGTATATCGATTTTTTTCGATATGTCAACCAAGAAAAAGGGAAATGACTATAGAGAATGAACGATTTAAAGCCAGAGAATATGTTTATATCAAAGAAATGAGAAAGATTTGTTCAGATAGCTGCAGAATGGGAAGTCACCCTGAAAGCAGAAGTTTGCGCTTTGTCCAGGCAAGCATGATTCAATATACATAGGATGCTGTTCTTTAACAAGGTATTTCCCTCATTTCTGCCCGGTTCTTTGTCTATTTTGCAGTAGATCCTTTGAATTTGCAGTAAGTGTTTTATATATTGTTTTTAATTCCTTAACAAAGTGACCAAGATAGGAGAGCTTCAGTATGTCTAAACAAACAGAAATCATTAAAAGACGATACAACCGAATTGCTCCAGTGTTTAACACGATGGATAAAATGGTCCGCCCCTCGTGGCGCAAAGAAATGCTTGCAAAGGCAGAAGGAAAGGTACTAGAGGTTGGGATTGGCACAGGTGCGAACCTCCCTTTTTATCCTTCTGCAGTTACCTATGTAACAGGGATTGATTTCAGTTCTAAAATGATAAAGCTGGCCAAAGAAGAAGCAGAAAAAGCCCCGGTTCCTGTTAAACTAATGGAGATGGATGCAGAAGAGATGGATTTTCCTGATGCATCCTTTGATACCGTCGTTACAGCATGTGTTTTTTGTTCAGTACC
The genomic region above belongs to Domibacillus sp. DTU_2020_1001157_1_SI_ALB_TIR_016 and contains:
- a CDS encoding tRNA-dihydrouridine synthase, which encodes MIDNFWRDLPRPFFILAPMEDVTDVVFRHVVSEAARPDVFFTEFTNTESYCHPEGKHSVRGRLTFTEDEQPIVAHIWGDKPEYFRQMSIGMAELGFRGLDINMGCPVPNVTQNGKGSGLIRRPEVAADLIQAAKAGGLPVSVKTRLGFTDVDEWHDWLTHILKQDIANLSIHLRTRKEMSKVDAHWELIPEIKKLRDQVAPDTLLTINGDIPDRETGLKLAHQYGVDGVMIGRGIFNNPFAFEKQPKDHSSKELLDLLRLHLDLHDKYSKLELRPFKALHRFFKIYVKGFRGASELRNQLMNTESTDEVRALLDNFELKNLDGMGNSRNVPIQGKSEVGR
- a CDS encoding methyl-accepting chemotaxis protein, whose amino-acid sequence is MRTKKTSRKELSQKGNRLFAGSLKNKLIISFTLILIIPSLIIGSLSYVKAKTSIQREITNSAETNVQLLSDVLDAAFKAKMEQTNFLAGQISKNLFKDPSYKTLHNQLAGFYNTTEGLLSVYVGTTDGTFVMEPALGSPEGYDPRERGWYKQAMEHQGEAIITSPYPDASTGKMVVTIASALKDGSGVVGFDLEINSLGEIVSQASIGQKGYPFIMDGDQKIVFHPTAKSGETLDSQISGPLFASNEGHFEYKFEDIAKDMVFLTNPTTGWKVAGTMEVSEFTDASESIWNSALLTLALSLIAGSLFVFFVLRSILRPISRLMTVTEKVSNGDLTERVDVKTKDEIGQLGTSFNQMIDSLRSVLTKINDSSQHLAASTQQLSAGSEYTAQTTKEVADAIQEVASGSESQMTSTEESAKATEEIARGIQYIAEGSNMVSESSVTASQNAQKGNEALEQVTAQMKLIAETVNGSVGTVKLLEEHSQEIGKITDVITQIADQTNLLALNAAIEAARAGEQGKGFAVVAEEVRKLAEESKKSANQISNLISTIQKDTAKAVTSMEKGKSEVESGYSVVITAGEAFEQIFGSVQKVTEQIQEVSATSQEISASAEEVTASVEEVSSIASETAASANQVAVSAEAQLHSIEEITKSIHELSKLATDLQETVNEFRM
- a CDS encoding DMT family transporter, which translates into the protein MGIFMILFTLLGGITLSAQSSINGTLSRKAGTIETTFLTFITGSMFLAIFILFFGQGNVLGILEAPKWQLSAAFLGTMYLLLTVMAVPKIGVIAANIAGIIGQLVIGMLIDHFGWFGSLVISFDLKRSFALLFMVIALYFIYKGNKRSSEETRA
- a CDS encoding DMT family transporter, whose product is MRYFAYILALLAGSALSFEGAIYAELGKAIGQLETSFYNFFMGSIIMGLLWLFFGKGKLSYAVEAPKWSILGGVLGVVYLTSIVISVPFVGVGITMVAVIIGQLVMSMVIEHYGWLGSKKTRINKEKIFAVISMIMALILIN
- a CDS encoding metalloregulator ArsR/SmtB family transcription factor yields the protein MEPIDVFKALSNETRLNILHWLKEPEKHFPKQGAHLPKEVSIKGGVCVGDIQEKAKASQSTVSHYLNMMQKAGLLESVRYGQWTYYRRNEEALHQLAEYFKTEI
- a CDS encoding class I SAM-dependent methyltransferase; this translates as MSKQTEIIKRRYNRIAPVFNTMDKMVRPSWRKEMLAKAEGKVLEVGIGTGANLPFYPSAVTYVTGIDFSSKMIKLAKEEAEKAPVPVKLMEMDAEEMDFPDASFDTVVTACVFCSVPDPVQGLKELKRVLKPGGKVLMLEHMRSEHVVLGKLMDIINPITVGMWGANINRKTMENIQAAGLKVKQEKQLMGSIVRELTLQ